In Helianthus annuus cultivar XRQ/B chromosome 9, HanXRQr2.0-SUNRISE, whole genome shotgun sequence, the following are encoded in one genomic region:
- the LOC110875107 gene encoding uncharacterized protein LOC110875107 encodes MMSNTGNPEVQMVACQVRSLYTKSDRILVVHDDNLLFAHLLTAKLKCGKNITMAKPTRIKAESEGEAAKGEDEAAKGKGKGKGKGEGESDRENFQQASGGHRFKRLKALGEKVLFETDLHDLCDKIVKEDYDKVVYVNRRKLNL; translated from the exons ATGATGAGCAACACTGGGAATCCTGAAGTTCAAATGGTAGCATGCCAGGTAAGGTCGCTCTACACCAAAAGCGACCGGATTCTCGTGGTGCACGATGATAACTTGTTGTTTGCTCATTTACTAACTGCGAAACTAAAGTGTGGGAAGAACATTACCATGGCAAAGCCTACCCGCATCAAGGCTGAGAGCGAGGGCGAGGCAGCCAAAGGCGAGGATGAGGCAGCCAAAGGGAAGGGGAAGGGAAAGGGTAAAGGCGAGGGCGAGAGCGACAGAGAGAATTTCCAACAAGCTAGTGGTGGTCACCGCTTCAAGAGGCTTAAAGCTCTTGGGGAAAAAGTATTATTTGAAACGGATTTGCACGATTTGTGTGACAAGATAGTTAAAGAAGATTATGACAAAGTTGTTTATGTCAACAGGCGCAAACTGAACCTTTA G